From the Priestia aryabhattai genome, one window contains:
- a CDS encoding GNAT family N-acetyltransferase has protein sequence MVINQRIYHVKGLQYIIRSASISDADELSYLRIQLDGKTEYLDREPGEGYMDKAEFEKLIQRDTESKRNLFLVAVVHNRIVGFSRCEGNELKRFAHKVEFGVCVVKECWGYGIGKGFLQQSILWADDVGMKKMTLNVLETNKKAIGLYEKFGFEVEGVLKNDKLLSDGKYYNTVVMGRFA, from the coding sequence ATGGTCATCAACCAGCGGATTTACCATGTGAAAGGACTTCAGTACATCATTCGCTCAGCTTCCATTAGCGATGCAGATGAATTGTCTTATCTGAGAATTCAACTAGATGGAAAAACGGAATACTTAGATCGTGAACCAGGAGAAGGGTATATGGATAAAGCGGAGTTTGAAAAGCTTATTCAACGTGACACGGAAAGTAAACGAAACTTATTTTTAGTAGCGGTTGTACATAATCGAATTGTCGGATTTTCAAGGTGCGAAGGTAATGAGTTGAAACGATTTGCCCATAAAGTAGAGTTTGGTGTATGCGTCGTAAAAGAATGTTGGGGATATGGCATCGGCAAAGGCTTTTTGCAGCAGTCCATATTGTGGGCAGATGATGTAGGTATGAAGAAAATGACGCTGAATGTGTTAGAAACCAATAAAAAAGCAATTGGTTTATATGAGAAGTTCGGGTTTGAAGTAGAAGGAGTATTAAAAAATGACAAGCTGCTGTCGGACGGCAAGTACTATAACACGGTGGTGATGGGGCGCTTTGCATAG
- a CDS encoding TauD/TfdA dioxygenase family protein has protein sequence MSNNLSSYPRPLQFPNREVKEGPRLLKRLPNGVEEKPYTFFSIKPLTPIIGAEIEGLDLSKPLAKEVQEELNRAFLEWKVLFFRNQAITSEQHLAFAKLWGDLEVHPFYKPASQKQAKEIVQFSRNQKQGGSENVWHADVTFRENPAKASVLRLIEVPPVGGDTLWADMAAAYDNLPESIKKQIEHLKAIHDFTPSFAHLLQPDELEAFQREFPAVEHPIVRTHPETGRKTLFVNSPFTTHIVGLEHSEGEQLLQYLFRQAHVPEYQVRFRWEANSIAFWDNRATQHYAVSDYYPHSRKAERAAIIGDCPF, from the coding sequence GTGTCTAATAATCTTTCTAGTTATCCACGGCCTCTTCAGTTTCCTAATCGCGAGGTAAAAGAAGGTCCTCGTTTGTTAAAACGGTTGCCAAATGGTGTTGAAGAAAAACCATATACTTTCTTTTCCATCAAGCCCCTCACACCGATCATCGGTGCTGAAATCGAAGGTCTAGATTTATCCAAGCCTCTTGCAAAAGAAGTGCAAGAAGAATTAAATCGGGCTTTTTTAGAATGGAAAGTGCTTTTTTTTCGCAATCAAGCAATTACAAGCGAACAGCATCTTGCTTTTGCGAAACTATGGGGGGATCTTGAAGTACACCCTTTTTACAAACCTGCTTCACAAAAGCAAGCGAAAGAAATTGTACAATTCTCTAGAAATCAGAAACAGGGAGGCTCTGAAAATGTTTGGCATGCAGACGTCACATTCCGCGAAAACCCTGCTAAAGCTTCAGTACTTCGATTGATTGAGGTGCCTCCTGTGGGCGGCGATACGCTTTGGGCAGATATGGCTGCAGCATATGACAACTTACCTGAGTCCATAAAAAAACAAATTGAACATTTGAAGGCTATTCATGATTTCACTCCTTCTTTTGCTCATTTATTACAACCAGATGAACTTGAGGCTTTTCAACGAGAGTTTCCAGCGGTTGAACATCCTATTGTACGTACTCATCCTGAAACAGGTCGTAAAACGCTTTTTGTCAATTCACCCTTTACTACTCATATTGTAGGTCTAGAACATTCTGAAGGCGAACAGTTACTTCAATATTTGTTTAGGCAAGCTCATGTTCCAGAATACCAAGTACGGTTTCGTTGGGAAGCAAATTCAATTGCCTTTTGGGATAACCGTGCAACACAGCATTATGCTGTATCGGATTATTATCCACATAGCCGAAAAGCTGAGCGCGCGGCTATTATTGGCGATTGTCCTTTTTAA
- a CDS encoding MFS transporter — MGSSNTHVIQSRQDIINFVNSNPVTSKSWKIILVALGGIFVDAYDFTSLGIGADQLKEQFNLSPAGLGSLTAIMAFGALLGATVGGYYTDKFGRNKMFLIDLFFMVFAALGAALATDLVWLFIFRFLMGVGVGLDVPVALSFIAEFSNLKKKGQYVNLWCPLWYVAATVTGLVVLPFYLLGQHEDIWRWSVGFGAVAALIVLILRYRYMDESPMWAAHHLPLKEAVKVLEKTYDIQVTVAKNTKEEPLSRSKKLSYKAIFQGKYRARTFLASIITATQSMQYFAVGFYIPTISTLIFGKGMIYAIIGTLFFNLFGIIGGFTQSRLTEQVGIRKLAITGYIICSLSLVLMGLTGDTHFIALPILCIALFIFGQSFGPGAQGMTMATLSYPTELRGLGSGWGQGTTRIGSILGFYLFPVVLSIGGIYTTFLVLTIVPIIGLIATVLIKWEPIGTDVEKEEEQGFESNKSFSEKSEVYH, encoded by the coding sequence ATGGGAAGCAGTAATACACATGTGATTCAATCGCGTCAAGATATTATCAACTTTGTCAATTCAAATCCAGTTACGTCTAAAAGCTGGAAAATCATTTTGGTAGCTTTAGGAGGCATTTTTGTCGACGCCTATGACTTTACCAGTCTCGGGATTGGAGCTGATCAATTAAAGGAACAATTTAACCTTTCTCCTGCGGGTCTTGGAAGCCTTACAGCTATTATGGCCTTTGGCGCTTTGTTAGGAGCTACTGTAGGAGGATATTACACCGACAAATTCGGCCGCAACAAAATGTTTTTAATTGATTTATTTTTTATGGTGTTCGCAGCTCTTGGCGCTGCTTTAGCGACTGATTTAGTTTGGTTATTTATCTTTCGGTTTTTAATGGGCGTAGGTGTAGGGTTAGATGTTCCGGTAGCGCTCAGCTTTATTGCTGAGTTCAGTAATTTAAAGAAAAAAGGCCAATACGTGAACTTATGGTGTCCACTGTGGTACGTGGCCGCAACTGTTACTGGACTTGTTGTTCTTCCTTTTTATCTGCTGGGGCAGCATGAAGACATTTGGCGCTGGTCGGTAGGATTTGGAGCTGTTGCTGCACTAATCGTGTTAATTTTGCGCTACCGCTATATGGATGAAAGTCCGATGTGGGCCGCTCATCATCTTCCGCTTAAAGAAGCTGTCAAGGTGTTAGAGAAAACCTATGACATACAAGTCACGGTAGCTAAAAATACAAAAGAAGAACCTTTATCTCGTTCAAAAAAACTGTCTTATAAAGCTATTTTCCAAGGGAAGTATCGGGCTCGAACATTTTTAGCTTCCATCATTACAGCTACTCAAAGTATGCAGTACTTTGCAGTGGGCTTCTATATCCCAACCATTTCCACACTTATTTTTGGCAAAGGAATGATTTATGCAATTATCGGTACTCTTTTCTTTAATTTATTTGGGATTATTGGTGGCTTTACACAATCGCGACTAACTGAACAAGTCGGCATAAGAAAGCTTGCAATTACAGGCTATATCATTTGCTCTTTAAGCTTAGTCCTGATGGGGCTTACAGGCGATACTCATTTTATTGCGCTGCCTATTTTATGTATTGCTTTATTTATTTTTGGTCAATCTTTTGGCCCTGGAGCGCAAGGGATGACAATGGCCACTCTTTCTTACCCGACTGAACTGCGAGGGCTAGGCTCTGGCTGGGGGCAAGGAACAACGCGTATCGGCAGTATTTTAGGTTTTTACTTATTCCCGGTTGTACTTTCAATTGGCGGGATCTATACGACGTTTCTAGTCCTTACAATCGTTCCCATTATTGGACTGATTGCAACGGTTCTTATTAAGTGGGAGCCTATTGGCACAGATGTCGAAAAAGAAGAAGAACAAGGATTTGAAAGCAACAAAAGCTTTAGTGAAAAAAGTGAGGTCTATCACTAA
- a CDS encoding taurine ABC transporter substrate-binding protein, protein MKKGILGLLLCFIVVVSGCSSTTSSSENDVPKEIRLGYQASPNGELVAKARGSLEKKYPDTQINWIKFESGRDINNAISGGSIDFGLVGTPPGAIGVANKLPYKVYYLHDIIGESEALVVKKDAGIKSLHDLKGKKIATTFSSTAHYSLLSALKNKNIDLKKENITLLDMQSPDILAAWNRGDIDGAYVWQPLQTNLIHADGNVLISSKEVAKQGSITGEFGIVHKDFARKYPNIVKGYISILNESVNYYHKNPEKSAELLAKELNLTPKQSLKTMQQLTWLNKSDQKAYFQSNGKLAHVLKDTGDFLEAQKDIPSSPDLKTYQQALLNNFSK, encoded by the coding sequence ATGAAAAAAGGAATACTTGGTTTATTATTATGCTTTATAGTAGTCGTTTCCGGCTGTTCGAGCACTACATCTAGTTCTGAAAATGATGTACCCAAAGAAATACGTTTAGGCTATCAAGCTTCACCGAATGGAGAGTTGGTAGCAAAAGCCCGCGGCTCATTGGAAAAGAAATATCCAGACACTCAAATTAATTGGATTAAATTTGAGTCAGGCCGGGATATCAACAATGCCATTTCGGGAGGAAGCATTGACTTTGGACTCGTTGGAACACCTCCTGGTGCAATAGGAGTGGCTAATAAACTTCCTTACAAAGTGTATTATTTACATGATATTATCGGCGAAAGCGAGGCCTTAGTAGTAAAAAAAGATGCGGGAATAAAATCTTTACATGATTTAAAAGGCAAAAAAATCGCCACTACTTTTAGTTCAACGGCCCACTACAGCTTACTAAGTGCGTTAAAAAACAAAAACATTGATCTTAAAAAAGAAAATATCACACTATTAGACATGCAGTCTCCCGATATTTTAGCCGCTTGGAATCGCGGTGATATTGACGGTGCGTATGTATGGCAGCCTCTGCAAACAAATTTAATTCATGCTGACGGAAATGTGTTGATTTCATCCAAAGAAGTAGCCAAGCAAGGAAGCATTACAGGAGAATTCGGAATTGTTCATAAGGATTTCGCCAGAAAATATCCAAATATTGTGAAAGGATATATTTCTATCTTAAATGAATCTGTTAATTATTATCACAAAAATCCAGAAAAATCTGCAGAATTATTGGCTAAAGAACTGAACTTAACACCAAAACAAAGCTTAAAAACGATGCAACAGCTAACCTGGCTAAATAAATCAGATCAAAAAGCATACTTTCAATCTAATGGCAAATTGGCGCATGTGTTAAAAGATACAGGAGATTTTCTAGAAGCTCAAAAAGATATTCCTTCTTCTCCCGATTTAAAAACGTATCAACAAGCACTGCTAAACAATTTTTCTAAATAG
- a CDS encoding ABC transporter permease subunit: protein MKNAGLATKSFKVKGVSFLSVLMVLLLWTLLSTLKWVDPIFLPTPQSVWHSFISLVVEGYKGTSLVTHLSASLYRLFTALLLALFTAIPLGIVCGYSKYILAIFDPIIEFYRPLPPLAYYALLVLWLGIDEGSKVALLFLSAFAPLFIATVASVQRVPQDRINGALTLGASKFSVFVHIILPSALPDIVTGLRTSIGITYATLVAAEMVAATSGIGWMVLDASKYMRSDIVFVGIIIMGLIAIFIDSIIRFYQRLAFSWVGK from the coding sequence GTGAAAAACGCAGGGCTTGCAACTAAATCATTTAAAGTAAAAGGAGTATCTTTTTTGAGTGTACTTATGGTCCTCTTGCTCTGGACGCTTTTAAGTACACTTAAATGGGTAGATCCGATTTTTCTACCTACGCCTCAAAGCGTTTGGCATTCATTTATTAGTTTAGTAGTAGAAGGGTATAAGGGTACATCTCTTGTGACTCACTTATCTGCAAGCTTGTACCGGCTATTTACAGCCTTACTGCTCGCTTTGTTTACAGCTATTCCACTGGGAATTGTATGCGGCTATTCTAAATACATATTAGCAATTTTTGATCCGATCATTGAGTTTTACCGCCCGCTTCCTCCCCTAGCTTACTATGCACTTCTTGTTTTATGGTTAGGAATTGATGAAGGATCTAAAGTAGCACTACTGTTTTTAAGTGCCTTCGCTCCACTGTTTATCGCAACAGTTGCAAGCGTACAGCGCGTGCCGCAGGACCGAATTAACGGTGCACTAACATTAGGTGCATCAAAGTTTAGCGTATTTGTTCACATTATTCTTCCATCTGCTCTGCCTGACATTGTGACAGGGTTGCGCACGTCCATTGGAATCACATATGCAACGTTAGTCGCTGCTGAAATGGTTGCAGCTACTTCAGGAATTGGCTGGATGGTACTTGATGCAAGCAAATATATGCGAAGTGATATTGTCTTTGTGGGCATTATTATCATGGGTCTGATCGCTATATTTATCGATAGCATTATTCGCTTTTACCAACGCTTAGCCTTTTCATGGGTTGGAAAATAG
- a CDS encoding acyl-CoA dehydrogenase family protein, producing MSIEVSARPVYNQSTRAYYASIREKIASLVDEVIQPNAARTDEEGAFPRENLEALIKAGWGNILVPKAYSGLELDHVAFAIVAEEIAKACASTALVYVMHVGAIQTITLYGNDDQKTRWLKPIDQGLIGTYSTSEKASGGHWWYNFSQAQRNDEGYVVNADKSFTTSAGQADFYIVQTRSPEAQDATDISFFIVDGKSDGITASPWEALGVRGNHSGPISYKNVHVPKEDLLGSEETGKEIVLNGVSPIYLIGLGSAWLGVAEHALELAVNHATRTIHRDFNNQLSDYQVIRQQIAEAKVLIESTKPWQIDLAEQLDILQAEQKAQGVLTLPLTEFKVHASEVANKATRIALDVSGGYGYKKGPIERLFRDARAGIAMGPSNNIAREWIGKNLVGLPLELWIKGGE from the coding sequence ATGTCAATCGAAGTTTCTGCACGTCCTGTATACAATCAATCTACGCGTGCTTATTACGCGTCCATCCGCGAGAAAATTGCTTCTCTCGTAGATGAAGTCATTCAGCCTAATGCAGCCCGTACAGATGAAGAAGGCGCTTTTCCACGAGAAAATTTAGAAGCGCTTATTAAAGCAGGCTGGGGAAACATTCTTGTACCAAAAGCATACAGCGGCTTAGAGCTTGATCACGTGGCTTTTGCGATTGTAGCTGAAGAAATTGCAAAAGCTTGTGCTTCTACTGCTTTAGTTTACGTAATGCATGTCGGAGCGATTCAGACCATTACGCTGTACGGAAACGATGATCAAAAGACACGCTGGTTAAAACCAATTGATCAAGGGCTAATTGGTACGTATTCTACAAGTGAAAAAGCCTCAGGAGGACACTGGTGGTACAACTTCAGTCAAGCGCAGCGAAATGACGAAGGTTATGTAGTTAATGCTGACAAATCATTTACTACAAGCGCCGGGCAAGCTGATTTTTATATCGTTCAAACACGCAGTCCTGAAGCACAAGACGCTACGGATATTAGCTTTTTTATTGTAGACGGAAAATCAGACGGCATTACTGCAAGTCCATGGGAAGCGCTGGGCGTTCGCGGTAATCACAGCGGTCCGATTTCTTATAAAAATGTACACGTGCCAAAAGAAGATCTTCTAGGCAGTGAAGAAACAGGGAAAGAAATCGTCTTAAACGGCGTTTCCCCTATTTATTTAATTGGCCTTGGTTCTGCTTGGCTTGGAGTAGCGGAACATGCGTTAGAGCTTGCGGTTAACCATGCAACGCGAACAATTCACCGTGATTTTAATAACCAGCTTAGCGACTATCAAGTCATTCGCCAGCAGATTGCCGAAGCAAAAGTGCTCATTGAAAGCACAAAACCATGGCAAATTGACTTGGCAGAACAGCTTGATATTTTACAAGCTGAACAAAAAGCACAAGGTGTTCTTACTCTCCCGTTGACTGAATTTAAAGTTCATGCTTCAGAAGTAGCCAACAAAGCGACAAGAATTGCCTTGGATGTAAGCGGTGGATACGGCTATAAAAAAGGCCCTATTGAACGCTTGTTCCGAGATGCCAGAGCGGGCATTGCTATGGGCCCTTCTAATAATATCGCCAGAGAATGGATTGGAAAGAACCTTGTAGGACTTCCGCTTGAACTTTGGATTAAAGGCGGAGAGTAA
- a CDS encoding ABC transporter ATP-binding protein translates to MIHLKTSVAVEERPKRVHKPKVVDVKSVAFAYAQTKREHLILQNINLSLYEHELVCVLGPSGCGKSSLLNILAGFQQPTTGTVMIHGDEQTKPNPGVGVVFQHPNLFPWLTIEKNIEFGLKMQKVTKEERKQLVANYLQLVDLTSASKKLPHQLSGGMKQRAAIARTLATDPKVILMDEPFSALDALTREAMQKHLLTIWNQTKKCIFFITHDVEEALKLATRIIVMHPKPGRVILDTQNPLQSERYEEGTFQYHEKFMELRQFFISKIREQT, encoded by the coding sequence GTGATACATTTGAAAACTAGTGTTGCTGTTGAAGAAAGACCTAAACGTGTTCATAAGCCCAAAGTCGTCGATGTAAAAAGCGTTGCTTTCGCTTATGCTCAAACAAAACGTGAGCATCTCATCTTACAAAATATTAATCTCTCTTTATATGAACATGAGCTTGTTTGTGTATTAGGACCATCCGGATGTGGCAAATCTTCACTTTTAAATATTCTAGCAGGCTTTCAACAGCCTACAACAGGTACAGTCATGATTCATGGAGATGAACAGACCAAGCCTAATCCAGGCGTTGGCGTTGTTTTTCAGCATCCTAATCTATTTCCTTGGCTGACTATTGAAAAAAACATTGAATTTGGATTGAAGATGCAAAAAGTCACCAAAGAAGAACGTAAACAGCTTGTTGCGAATTACCTGCAGCTGGTTGATCTAACGTCTGCTTCTAAAAAACTTCCCCATCAGTTGTCAGGAGGAATGAAGCAGCGAGCAGCCATTGCTCGAACACTCGCGACAGACCCTAAAGTTATTTTAATGGATGAGCCTTTTAGTGCTCTTGATGCGCTAACGCGGGAAGCGATGCAGAAACATTTATTAACAATTTGGAACCAAACAAAAAAGTGCATCTTTTTTATTACTCATGATGTAGAAGAAGCTCTCAAACTTGCAACTCGAATCATTGTGATGCACCCAAAGCCCGGAAGAGTCATCTTAGATACGCAAAATCCATTACAGTCGGAACGTTACGAAGAAGGAACTTTTCAATATCACGAAAAGTTCATGGAGCTACGGCAGTTTTTCATTTCAAAGATAAGAGAACAAACATAA
- a CDS encoding M20 family metallopeptidase has protein sequence MTVKSISEYSVTESLKKQVIEWRRHFHRYPELSFQEHRTAQFVEDTLRSFGSFIIKRPTPTSVVARLIGKEQGKVVAIRADMDALPIEEENTFAFASGNKGVMHACGHDGHTAILLGVASVLSQLGNEFKGEIRLIFQHAEELLPGGAQELVKKGVMEDVDYVIGTHLNSGLPVGEIGVLAGPMMASPDTFNISIKGKGGHAAAPHEAVDAIVVGAQIVTNLQTIVSRTTNPIDKLVVSVTQFHGGTTHNVLPDKVELNGTVRSFDAALREKVPAQIDRIVKGLTEAYGAEYTFTYEKGYHPVINSEKITRLIEETAIEVYGKERVKTLSPKMGGEDFSAYLQETEGAFFNIGARNEEQGIVYPHHHPKFTVDEASLEVGVNIFLRVTEKLLAR, from the coding sequence ATGACAGTCAAATCAATCAGTGAATACAGCGTAACAGAAAGCTTAAAGAAGCAAGTAATTGAGTGGAGAAGACATTTTCATCGCTATCCAGAATTATCGTTTCAAGAACACCGAACGGCTCAGTTTGTCGAAGATACGCTTCGTTCGTTTGGAAGCTTTATCATTAAGCGTCCCACACCAACAAGCGTGGTGGCTAGATTAATAGGAAAAGAGCAGGGAAAAGTAGTTGCGATTCGAGCGGATATGGACGCGTTGCCAATTGAAGAAGAAAATACGTTTGCGTTTGCTTCGGGTAACAAAGGCGTGATGCATGCATGCGGACATGACGGTCACACGGCTATTTTGTTAGGAGTAGCCTCTGTTCTTTCTCAGTTAGGAAATGAATTTAAAGGAGAAATTCGCTTGATTTTTCAACACGCAGAAGAACTGTTGCCTGGAGGAGCGCAGGAGCTTGTCAAAAAAGGCGTAATGGAAGATGTGGATTACGTGATTGGCACGCATCTGAATTCTGGTCTTCCGGTTGGAGAAATCGGGGTGCTTGCAGGTCCCATGATGGCTTCACCTGATACGTTTAACATATCGATTAAAGGAAAAGGAGGGCACGCCGCAGCGCCTCATGAAGCAGTTGATGCCATTGTTGTAGGAGCGCAAATTGTTACGAATCTCCAAACAATTGTTTCAAGAACGACTAATCCCATAGATAAATTAGTCGTATCGGTTACACAATTCCACGGAGGAACTACGCACAACGTACTTCCTGATAAAGTGGAGCTTAACGGTACCGTCCGCAGCTTTGACGCAGCGCTGCGAGAAAAAGTTCCGGCACAAATTGACCGAATTGTAAAAGGACTAACCGAAGCTTACGGTGCAGAGTACACTTTTACGTATGAAAAAGGCTATCATCCCGTCATTAATTCTGAAAAAATTACGCGTTTAATTGAAGAAACAGCCATTGAAGTATATGGAAAAGAACGTGTTAAAACGCTGTCTCCTAAAATGGGAGGAGAAGATTTTTCAGCTTACTTGCAGGAAACGGAAGGAGCTTTTTTTAACATCGGAGCGCGAAATGAAGAACAGGGAATTGTATACCCTCATCATCATCCGAAATTTACGGTAGATGAAGCTTCGCTTGAAGTCGGAGTAAATATATTTTTGCGCGTCACAGAAAAGCTATTGGCGCGTTAA
- a CDS encoding LLM class flavin-dependent oxidoreductase translates to MSEKRKLKLGANIKGLGNTTDGWRHPDVEPDASINIEFYKKQARILEKGLFSFVFIADGLAISEKSIPHFLNRFEPITLLSALAASTNRIGLVGTVSTSFSEPFTIARQLMSLDHISGGRAGWNLVTSPQEGAARNHSRGYLPLHSERYEIAKEHLDVVKGLWDSWEDDAFTYQKETGQFFDPKKMHTLGFKGKHFQVQGPLNIARSKQGHPVVFQAGSSERGRQFGAENADAIYTNANTLEEAQAFYQDMKNRARNHGRTPEELLIFPSIDLIIGDSEEDVERRYQELAALIPIDHAITYLARFFDDYDFHQFDVDAPFPELGDIGANAFQSTTNKIKQTAATRKLTLRQVAIESILPRSPFSGTPEHVADEMQKWHEHEAADGFVLRPFMSDTFHQFVEKVVPILQERGLYDTSYESSKLRGNLNLSVPANRYSQTKEELVYDSQINQ, encoded by the coding sequence TTGAGTGAAAAAAGAAAGCTAAAGCTAGGAGCAAATATTAAAGGACTTGGAAATACGACGGATGGATGGAGACATCCGGACGTAGAACCTGATGCGAGCATTAATATTGAGTTTTACAAGAAACAAGCGCGTATATTGGAAAAAGGACTGTTCAGCTTTGTCTTTATTGCGGATGGATTAGCGATATCTGAAAAGTCCATTCCTCATTTTTTAAATCGTTTTGAGCCAATTACGCTTTTATCAGCTCTCGCTGCTTCTACGAATCGCATTGGGTTAGTTGGGACAGTTTCAACAAGTTTCAGTGAGCCTTTTACAATCGCTCGTCAGCTGATGTCTCTTGATCATATCAGCGGAGGGCGAGCGGGATGGAACTTAGTTACTTCTCCACAAGAAGGGGCAGCGCGCAATCACAGTAGAGGATATCTTCCTCTTCACAGCGAACGATACGAAATTGCAAAGGAGCATCTCGATGTAGTAAAAGGGCTGTGGGATTCGTGGGAAGATGATGCTTTTACCTATCAAAAAGAAACCGGTCAGTTTTTTGATCCAAAGAAAATGCATACTCTTGGATTTAAAGGCAAGCATTTTCAAGTTCAAGGACCGTTAAATATTGCTCGTTCAAAGCAAGGACATCCAGTTGTGTTTCAAGCTGGTTCATCAGAAAGAGGAAGACAATTCGGAGCGGAAAATGCTGATGCAATTTACACAAATGCAAATACACTAGAAGAAGCACAGGCATTCTATCAAGATATGAAAAATAGAGCAAGAAATCACGGCAGAACCCCTGAAGAACTTCTCATTTTTCCAAGTATTGATTTAATTATAGGAGATAGCGAGGAAGATGTAGAAAGAAGATATCAAGAGCTTGCCGCTTTAATTCCAATTGATCATGCCATTACATATTTAGCTCGTTTTTTTGATGATTATGACTTTCATCAATTTGACGTAGACGCACCGTTTCCAGAGTTAGGAGATATCGGAGCAAATGCGTTTCAAAGCACTACGAATAAAATTAAACAAACGGCGGCTACTCGGAAGTTAACGTTAAGACAAGTGGCCATTGAGTCGATTTTACCTCGTTCACCGTTTTCAGGAACGCCGGAGCACGTAGCTGATGAAATGCAAAAATGGCATGAGCATGAAGCAGCGGATGGATTTGTGCTTCGCCCGTTTATGAGCGATACGTTTCATCAGTTTGTGGAAAAAGTTGTGCCTATCTTGCAAGAGCGAGGACTTTACGATACTTCGTATGAAAGCAGTAAGCTACGCGGAAATTTAAATCTTTCCGTTCCAGCTAATCGATATAGTCAAACAAAGGAGGAGTTAGTTTATGACAGTCAAATCAATCAGTGA
- the sfnG gene encoding dimethylsulfone monooxygenase SfnG has translation MSLQFAYWAPNVSGGLVISNIPQKTEWSFEANSRYAQIAEQVGFDYVLLQTRFFASYGAENQLEAATLASALVATTKTINIITAVLPGLWHPGVFAKIISTIDHISSGRVSVNVVSGWFKGEFNGYGEPWLEHDERYRRSEEFINVLRELWKNETTTFKGDFYRLNDAPLKPKPLQPPKVFQGGNSKAAREMAGRVSDVYFMNGNSIENLKNQIEDVKAHANGRDIQFGVNGFVIVRETEEEAKQVLKEIVLQADKEAVEGFESQVKFAGKASPQGEGMWANSSFENLVQYNDGFRTGLIGTVEQVANQIIELKKIGVDIILTGFLHYEEEIKTFGETIIPLVRQKEQELKEKAGAL, from the coding sequence ATGAGTTTGCAATTTGCTTATTGGGCTCCGAATGTAAGCGGAGGCCTTGTCATTTCCAACATTCCTCAAAAAACAGAGTGGTCCTTTGAAGCAAACAGCCGGTACGCACAAATTGCTGAGCAAGTAGGCTTTGATTATGTTCTGTTGCAAACTAGGTTTTTTGCAAGCTACGGAGCTGAAAATCAACTAGAAGCTGCGACTCTTGCTTCTGCTTTGGTGGCCACTACTAAAACAATCAACATTATTACAGCGGTTCTTCCGGGGTTATGGCATCCGGGCGTATTCGCTAAAATCATTTCGACTATTGATCATATCAGCAGCGGACGCGTCTCTGTGAACGTTGTAAGCGGCTGGTTTAAAGGCGAATTTAACGGCTACGGTGAACCATGGCTAGAGCATGATGAGCGCTACCGCCGTTCTGAAGAATTTATTAACGTGCTCCGAGAACTATGGAAAAACGAAACGACTACGTTCAAAGGGGACTTTTACCGACTAAATGACGCACCGTTAAAACCAAAGCCCCTTCAGCCGCCAAAAGTATTTCAAGGAGGAAACTCTAAAGCGGCGCGTGAAATGGCAGGCCGGGTATCAGACGTCTATTTCATGAACGGCAATTCGATTGAAAACTTAAAAAACCAAATTGAAGATGTAAAAGCACACGCAAACGGCCGTGATATTCAATTTGGCGTAAACGGGTTTGTTATTGTCCGTGAAACCGAAGAAGAAGCAAAACAAGTGCTAAAAGAAATTGTTCTACAAGCAGATAAAGAAGCCGTTGAAGGATTTGAAAGCCAAGTAAAATTTGCGGGCAAAGCTTCTCCTCAAGGTGAAGGCATGTGGGCAAACTCTTCATTTGAAAACTTAGTTCAGTACAATGATGGCTTCCGAACTGGGCTTATCGGCACAGTCGAACAAGTCGCCAATCAAATTATTGAACTGAAAAAAATTGGTGTGGATATTATTTTGACAGGCTTTTTACATTATGAAGAAGAAATTAAGACGTTTGGCGAAACCATTATTCCGCTTGTAAGACAAAAAGAACAGGAACTAAAAGAAAAAGCGGGCGCATTGTAA